DNA sequence from the Halococcus salsus genome:
GACTTGCTCTTGCTGGTCTGTTGTCACCGATATTCAAACAGCGTCAGTAGGTCTCCTACCCGTTCAAGCGACCCGCCAAACATCCCGGCTTGAATCGGACCCCACTCTTCGCCTTCATCCTCAACAGTATCGATGATCTCGGGAGAAGTATAGCGGTAGCCTGGGATCATTCTTGCACTGCCATACAACCTCTCGCTCTGATCTGCCCACAATAGTTCGGATAGCTCATAAAATTCATTGAACTTCTCCCTGTAACTCTGTTCATTTGGGAAAAGCTCGGGCAAGACATCAAAGAGTGTGTCTTCCATTCGGTTTCTAAGCCGGTTATTGCGTCCGCTCAATCGGTCGCTAACAGCTAGTGGGTGAACTTCAGTCATCAGCGGAACCTCAACGGATCTAACAGAATCTTCATTCACACCAGTCGTGACTTCATAGATGAGAGGCCAATTCTCAGATTCTACTGCCGCTACGCCGAGAGCGTATATCAACAATGTCGTGGGATACTTTGCAAGGTCTTCCCACAGGCTGTTCCAGGGGCCGCTGCGGGGAGGCATTGCGGTCGTGAGCTGCTTTGTGGATCGTTGGATAGACTGTGTAGCACTATTTTCGACTTCTGGCTGCCAGTAAGCGCAAGTACTAAAGATGGAAGCTAACGGTTTGATTGCTTCCTCATATGCTGCAAGGCGCTCTTCAACCTCGTTGATACCTTCTTTCGAGAGATTGAATCGATTGGCAGTGATGATCTCTTGAAGATTGTTCGTCTCGTCACGGATGAGATCAGACAGATCGATTTTGTGTTCAGGTCGTGTCAAATATCGTTTGGCACGTTCACGAGCAACTTGCTTTGATAGCGGGGCTCCAGAGTCAGCGTTTTCTAGCGCGTGGACTCGTTCTTTCAGGTCGTAGAAGAATTCATCTGCGCCATCAATCGAGATCATAGAGCCGTTCCGATGTTTGACTAGTTCTTCGGCATTAGTTGACGGACTACTATATGATGCCCAATACATCGAATAGCGACGATTTTCTGCCGACAGAATCAACTCACGCAACGCGGAATCCCAGCTGCCTGACCATCCACATACAACCAGGCCGTACTCGTCAAGAACTTGCTTGATCAAACGCTCTATCGGAGGATCATAGCTCTCCAGTTCATCAGCAGTGTTCTTCAAAATGCTTGCTTTGTAGTCGCCATTGACCTTTAGAACCACTGCATCTTCATGAGCCAGGGGTGCTGCACCCTTTGCATCACCTGGTTTGGAAATTACAGTTGGAGTCACACCTAGGTCTTGAAGAGCAGTCTCAAGCAGCCTATCGAAGTTTGTAGTAATAACAACGTCTATATACTCATTCTTCATCAGCCAAGCGATATTTTGATGTGACTTTGATGGTGTTTTGATTCCCCTCTCGCGCTCTTCATCAGTCGGCTCGAAATAGGACTGCAAGAGTGCTTGGCGATCTTCTTTTGAGGGCGCTAGCTCTTCGAGAAGGTCATTGTACTTTGGTTCGCTGCCGTACTCTTCTCTGTACCATTCGATAGGGTCAGGTTCCGGTTCCTCACCCTCAGCTTTCGCGACTTTCCCAACTAGATCGGAGATGACCTCCCAACCGGTTGGAACCGCCGCTTCTCT
Encoded proteins:
- a CDS encoding SIR2 family protein; this translates as MGLTFSVRNNPGVYALLVGSGISREAAVPTGWEVISDLVGKVAKAEGEEPEPDPIEWYREEYGSEPKYNDLLEELAPSKEDRQALLQSYFEPTDEERERGIKTPSKSHQNIAWLMKNEYIDVVITTNFDRLLETALQDLGVTPTVISKPGDAKGAAPLAHEDAVVLKVNGDYKASILKNTADELESYDPPIERLIKQVLDEYGLVVCGWSGSWDSALRELILSAENRRYSMYWASYSSPSTNAEELVKHRNGSMISIDGADEFFYDLKERVHALENADSGAPLSKQVARERAKRYLTRPEHKIDLSDLIRDETNNLQEIITANRFNLSKEGINEVEERLAAYEEAIKPLASIFSTCAYWQPEVENSATQSIQRSTKQLTTAMPPRSGPWNSLWEDLAKYPTTLLIYALGVAAVESENWPLIYEVTTGVNEDSVRSVEVPLMTEVHPLAVSDRLSGRNNRLRNRMEDTLFDVLPELFPNEQSYREKFNEFYELSELLWADQSERLYGSARMIPGYRYTSPEIIDTVEDEGEEWGPIQAGMFGGSLERVGDLLTLFEYR